The Oryza sativa Japonica Group chromosome 11, ASM3414082v1 DNA window AATAGGAACTTCAGAATGCCTGTAAATGACCCTACTGTCGTTAAGCTTGTAAGCAGCATCGTTAATATCCACATCCCGAAATAAATCAGGATGGCCATTGTAATGTTTAAGCCCTTCTTCTTGCTCATCACTGCAGATATAGCTGCCAAGAAGCCTAATACCATGGTGTTTATTGACAGCCATAGAAAGTGCGTTGAGATCATGAAGCTCAACCATGAGTGATGAGAACTGAAGGCTCTACCAAATACCAGTAGCATTATCGCCACGACTGAAGTGACTAATGAGATGGTGTCAAGGATCAGAAAAGTGTCATACATGCAATTCCCTGCTAGATTCGCTTTTCCATCATCTCCATATGACCCAGGAATGTTGAAAGCTGCAGAAAAGGCGACCGTTGCCACAAGTGTCGAAACAATAGCAAGATATTTTGATGTAGTATCTCGCCATTTCATGATGTCCTGAGCATTCCACTTCTCTATATGATCTTGCCTCTGTGGCTGGAACTGTGCTCCTGAGGCATACATCTTCACCACTAAGCTTACCTGCATATTTGGTAATTCATAAATGCTATCGCTTgttgaattaatgccaataaagACCGAGGTATAATTGTTTCATACCATTGAGTAGAAACCTTTACAATTTTGTACGAGGTCCGATGGTGTGTGGCCTTCATTGTTCATGATGTGTGCTTGCACTATTTCACTTGATAATAGCTTAGAAACAATCTTGCATTTCCCTGCATCCACAGCTAAATGGAGTGGCGTGTTACCTTCCCTGTCTTGTGCGTTCAGAAGATGCTCGAGCATGCTGCTACCTATAGCATACGAGATAATGGAAGAGTGGCCTTTTGTGGCTGCTGTATGTACAAAGCTTTGGCCACGATTGTCACAAATATCTGCAGAGGCAGGGGAGAACTGCAACAAGAGGCGAACTGTAGCTGTGTGTCCCATCAACGCTGCAGCATGTATAGGTGAGAATCCCTCGTTATCCTGCATGTATGGAGCGCTCGGCGGAGAGCATGCTAAGATTGCTTGGACGATGGAACAATCCCCATCAGATGAAGCGAAATGTAGGGGGCTGCTCTTGTTCCTGTCCACGTGGGTGGCAAGTGCTGGTTTCCACTGCAGTGGCAAAGAAACCATCTCTACAAAGGGTGTAGTTTTTCAGAATTATATTATAGTGTCCTTGCAGTGTTTAATTATACATGCTAGCTTAAATGAAATTGCGAAAGAACAATATGGAGACAATGAATGGCCGGATGCAAATTTTCTGTTGGTGATCATTGTACTTAtccctgcatatatatatatatatatatatatatatatatatatatatatatatatatatatttgttaaaatatgGGAGTGTTTGATTGCTTGGATGGCTTTAGCTTGGCTCAAAAGAACTATCCAGGCTAGCGATGTGGGAATACACGACTTGTTTGGTTGTTTGGCTACGATGAGTCCGTATCTCTGTTGGGACGCTGTTTTGTTTGATTACATCTTATCTATTGGATAGGCGGCATAAATGAGGAAAAGGATATCAGAAAAGTTTTAGTCATCTCAAAAATAATTTAGTGGATATTgcttaccatttttttttctaaacagaGCAAACGGATGTGTTCAGGTTCCCAACCTCACTCTCTCGTTTATCACGTGCACGCTTCCCAAATTATTTAgcggtgcattttttttaagaaaggtttctatataaaagttgctgtaaaaattatattaatccattttttaagttttttaaactaatacttaattaaccacGCGTTAATCCGTTTGCTCTGTTTTACGGCGGAGGAGAGGGGTTCCAACAACTCTAAATGACACAACATAATACAATTGTTTGTTCTTTTAGCAGATCGACATGGGTCTCAACTTAACATGATCCTGTATATGGGAGGCACAGTTGCAAACATTTTATATTGCGAATTGAGTTGCACGGTAATTATTTCTACACTTATCTTTATTTTCGTTGACATTCTAAATGACGTACATGTGCCCCCGTCACATCGAAAATTGTCAACTTCTCACCATGCATGAGTTAGTTTACGATTGTTGTGCTACCATGCATCAATGTCTACACGTCAGTGCTTACTACTTACCCTCCCGCAATTCGATcagactgattttttttttttttgtgagaacGACCAGACTGATTTGTTCAGTCTACTGTTTTGTTGGTTCAGTTAAAGGGGAAAACTACAGTTGGTAAACAATGTACGAACCCACTGATCAATTATATTTCATCTATTAGGTGAAACCTCGCGGATTGCTGTGGAAtcttagtatgataacaattagtaaaatttatatataaaatgtggtttatgataatttaaataggATATAGAATTATGATTCACATGTAAAAGTAAGGTGATGCtgctttatgagagaagaaaagaagagatatTATTTTGATTATAGACTAAAAACAATAAGTTGATAcgacttaatgagagaagaaaaagagggagataatttagaccatagatCATTTAAGGGCTATAAATAATTGATATGATATgatttaggggctgtttggatcAGTGACTAAAATtctagtccctgtcacatcgaatgtttagatattaattagaagtattaaatgtagactaatgacaaaacccattccataaccctggactaattcgcgagacgaatctattgagcctaattaatccatgattagcctatgtgatgctatagtaaacatgtgctaattatggattaattaggcttaacaaATCTGGCTTGCAAATTAcctctcatttatgcaattagttttattattagtctacgtttaatacttctaatttgtgtccaaacatccgatgtgacagtgactaaaatttagtccctgGATTCAAATACCACCTTAAtatgagaagagagaaatatcaTTAAAGTGAGAATGAGCTATATAGGTAAGTAGGATATTAGAAAAATGATGAGcgatatattaaaataaatatgttaATCATATggaatgatgatttaacattATTGTATTTTAAAGCccttaaattaaataaattattagaACAACTATTAGAAGCGCAGCGCGCTCCTAATATTCCAAGCGCTAAACATGCATCAGCTCAGACCCATCCCATCCCACGTCCCGTCATCCCACTCCTACCGTTGTCGTAGTAAACGATTTACTCCTATCGCGCGCCTCAACCACCCACCTTTATTCGAGTGAACGATTTATTTtgataataaaaacaactctCCTGCTTCCGATCCTACCCCACGTCCCGCATCGTGCACCCACCATTATtggagtaaatgatttacttTGATAAAAATAACTTCTCTGCTGGcggtatatattctatttttcttgtacccaaccaaccactctTGACCCCActccgttttttccttttttttttggatctgaATCGATCCACCATCCTAGCCCACAGATCGGCGACACACCatggaggaggatgacgacacCGTGGCGGCTGATGGCGGTGGCCAGCGGCGGTTAAGGCGAAGGCACTACTTCAGGCCTCGCTGCTGGACGCTAGGCAACATCTTAACCAGCAAGGAGGTCTTTACCTGGGCCAATAGTAACAACAAGCGGTTGCTCCACGTTGGCGACATTGATAGAACAAGCAAGTAAGGAAATGACACTCTGATTTGCATATGCATAATCTCCTTCAACTTCACACATGAAGCCCTAATATCttttgcaaatcaaattaacatGCAATCTCCAATATTACTTGATCTCAATTGATGGGCTGCACAGGTCCTACATTTGCACATCGTACTCCATGTGGCTGGCCGTAGAGGATAGGGTGGAGTCCACCGGTGATGGAGattgtttgctatttttcttttgctcgtTATCTGTATTGACATGAATGAGaatgtttttgcattttttttatgcttGCTAGATGATGGATGGCTGCTATTGCGCAACGTCGAGCTCATATCTATACCACACCGCTACATCCTTCCATGATTCCATGATGGACTTTTGgctgaattatttttttcttttctagtttgattcacctgtgagtaattttatcgcttgtgtgtgattgagcttgtaattttttcattcatacgaCTATTTTGTGAAACAGATCAACAATACTCTTAGTACAagtttttactcttatactgtatattgaacacatcagtaaacatattactacacggTGGCTACAAGATCATGGCTATATCAAGAGGAAGGTGGTAATTATTTTACTCGCAGACCACAAAATCTTAGTTTTTACTTTTACTCTTATATTGTGTATTGAACACATCACTAAACATATTACTCTACACGGTGGTTATTACTACACGGTGGCTATGACATCATgggctatatcgagaggaatGTAGTAATTGTTTCTCACAGACCATGAAATCTAAATAATAttggtaaaagaattactagcattgtaagctggtagtaattcttttatGACCATATAGGTATGGCGTTATACGAGAATGAGCAGATGTGGGAGACTAGGAGTAAATGAAAAACACAGAGTAAATTCGTTACTTTTGAGACGTGCGgagatactagaaaaaatggAAAACTCGGAATGAAAAACTAGAcggtaaatattttactaaaacgTGAAAACAGAAAAACTATAGAGAAGGAATGAATAAGAGAAAAATCTGGATGGTTACCCATTGATGAAGCACGGATAAgatagaaaatagaaaaaagaaacacggaaggtggggtggtaaaagagaaaaaagaaacacggaAGGTGGGGtgataaaaaagggaaaaaccgGAAGGGGAAAAACTGGAAGGAGAAGGCGTTGTGCGGCGCTTGAATTATTATTCCGCGCTGTAGCGCGTGGAATAGCGCTACTGATAAATTATAGAAGTATAAGTAATATAGCATACTTGCTTGATGGatgtaataattgctagtgaATGATAATGTGATATCtctgcatgttgagctttagagtTTAGTGGGTTGTAACTTTTTAAGtaactaggtgattccccgcgcTTTGATGCGGGTTACTAAGTAATTTTTAATAATCGAGCTAAtagtaaaaattatattagttattaacaacTAATAAAACTGATTTGTGAAACTATGttaagagaaataaatttagtaGACTCTGTATGAGATTatagatgaaatatgatatcccgcactttgattatatggatgaatatatgttaaatattataaaaaataattggtatgtatatataatgtgaaggaagatgaatgaatgttgatttgtagaatttaattaattatagatgatgttgcatgcttACATAAATTTTGTACGTAAtttattgctagtggatgatgaggtggcatgtttgcatgttgtGTTTTAgaattagtgggttataactttatagtaagataggaaaTCGGATATGGAGTTACCGGAAAAGTTCCTTGCAAACCATATGAATTTGATTGTAATCTTCCTCTTGATCATAGCTATCAATGTTCAGAAATAAGTTTAACTACtgaacaaaacaaaaatattcaGAATTTATTTCATGGTATCAGGGCATTTATCACCAAATATACTTAACCATCAAGATAGTTAAGTCTTGTTGACAGCACATAATTGTTTTGTAAATATGTCTCTGAAAATAAACTGCCCAGAAATGAACCTAATTTGTATCTATGCATATATAATTGTTGATTATATCGATATAAAAACAAACAGAGAAACTAGGCGACGGACTGACGTTCTAATGGTACAGTTAATTAAGCACATCATCTACGGGCGCCACGTTATCGATCCACCCTGTGGCGGCTGATCCTTCCGGTTGAACCGAGTTTCTGCTCGCTCGTGCTCAAACCATAGTTATTAAGACCAGACCGGTGAATGAACCGGTGAAGCTCTCTGTTCACCGGTTTAGTGGTTGGACCATTGGTTTGGCTGGTCCGACCGCGGTTCAATGTATAATAGGATGTATATGTCTTTATCAATACAAGTAAAGAGATGGTGAGTTGGCTAGCGTGTCTTGCTCCCAATCAAGCAACCCAAGGTCAAATCCCCTCCACAACACCCTTTTCTAGTTATTTTGGTGCAATTTGTGCCTTCAGGATTGAAGTGGGCTTCGACACCCTTTTCTAGCTATTCTGGTGCAATTTGTGCTTTCAGGATTCTTTTCTAGCTATTTTGGTTCAATTTGTGCCTTTAGGATTGAAGTGGGCTTCGACACCCTTTTCTAGCAATTTTGGTGCAATTTGTGCCTTCAGGATTGAAGTGGGCTTCGCCGGCGGCCCATCAACAACCCAATATCCGGCTTAGCTGGTCCAACCAGTCTGGCTCAACGTCCGGGTTTACATAAAAACCACCCGGCTCAATTGGTTTTCCCCGGTTCATTTGCATAGCCGATCTTTTACGAGGACCGGACCGGACCGGACCGGCCCGGCCGAGGCCCTGGTTCCGGTTTATTCCGGTCGGACCGCCAGTCCGGTCCTAATAACTATGGCTCAAACCAGTTCTCGGTTCACCAGTTTAGTGGTTTGCCCGGTCCAACCACAGTTTCAATGTATAATAGGATGTATATGTCTTATGTCAACACAAGTGAAGAAACCTGGGTTGGCTAGCTAGTGTCTCTTGCTTCCTGCCATGCAACCCAACGTCGAATCCCCACCACCACACCCACACCCTTTTCTAGCTATTTTGGTGGAATTTATGTCTTTAGGATTGAAGTGGGCTTCGCCATAGCCCATCAACAGCCCAATAATCCGGCTCAGTTGGTCTGACCAGTCCGGCCCAATGTCCGGTTTACATAAAAACCGCCCGGCTCAATTGGTTTTTCCCGGTTCACTTGCATAGTCGATCTTTTAAGAGGACCGGACCGGCCGAGGCCCTAGTTCTGGTTTTTTCCGGTCGGACCGCCGGTCCGGTCCGGTCCTAATAACTATGGCTCAAACTTAAGCCTACGACGTCAAATGGCAGCGGCCAAGAGTTATCATCGGCCCATTTATTTTCGTTTAGATCCATTTTCTCCACTTTTTCTATGGATTTTGCTTTGCTTAATTAAATTTACTTCTTTATTTTAATATGAAATTGTCTCCAAGTTTTTTCGATCACATAAAACTTTAGCCATTTGTATATCAATAATATACAACTATTACTACTATTCTTCATGGAACACCAAGTTTTATAAAATACAATGGCACCTTTTAAATTTAGGAAAAAATATGGATGTATGATGATTTTTTGGTACACATGTGATATTTGATGATGCCTCACGAAATACTAGTGGTACAAGTGATACCTTTGCAGAACATAAGTGATACTTATGATATCTATGGGTACTAGGTCTAATACATATGGGTACCAAAAATCACGTTCATGTCTCATACATTGATTTATCACCACCTAACCTATAAGATATGATACTCAAGTACCAAATGTAATACTTTGAGGTACCATCATGGTACTAGGGCCGACACACATGTACACTGGTGATTTAAGGCACCAACTTCATATTTTGATATAGTCATATGCATAATATGTATTACATATGTCACTTGTACATGTGAGATATGATATTCTGGTATCAGGcacaatatgtatatataccagACATTATATCCACGTAGTAGGCATGGTATATGTTGGTACCAAGTCTGATATTATATATACCAATGATCTAGGTATTAATTAGCatggtgttaacgaccaaaattgatgtttttcgcatcaacacatgGGACCAAAGATAATACTTTTATGATACACTATTAGTACCGTATATGATACCTATACACATCAATGATGTGCCAATgatgagaagaaaagggatTTATGTCTTGGTTTTGGCGTGGCTTCATGAGTGGGTGCGGCTGCTTTGGTGAGATATCATGGGCAAAGATGTGCGGCTACCGAGGAGTAATAGCGATGATATACGGTAGCTCGGATAAGGTAGCACACAGATGTGTACTATACCAAGGAGAAATGCGGTTGAAGTGATGACTTCCAATAAGGTATCATAGAGGATATATAtaacattaaaaaaatgagaACAAGCTATGCTGCTTCATAAGCATGCATTTCCAAGAAAATGGTTCATAAGCATGGTTAACAAAAAATAATGTGGTTGCCTAAGCCATGCATTTCCAAGAATTTACATGTGATCAACTAGGTAAGTTATATTTCCTACGGTGCAAGCTAGTGACACGATGAAGGGAATTGATTCGGCTTGCATTAGGTCTGGCATGCGGCGGTGCGAAGATAAACAAGCCTAGGACATGACTTGAGTGGTTGGTGGGTCCACACACGAATGCCAAGAATCATGACATACACACTTGGCCGccacattaatttattattatggtttattttttccttttgtgtGAACACATATGATATGTCTGTTATATTGAACCCAATACAACTTGGTTTTGGCGTTGTCataatgataaaatatttaATGGTAAATAATTATCTAACTCTATGAAGGTTATCTTCATGTCTTCCTATCAGCTCCACTTTTGGTCTACGTTGCTACCATAGGAAGAGCATGATACTATGTGCAATGATGCTATACTCTTGGAAACGATAGCCAAGAGCCTCTTTTTTCACTATGAGTGGCATAGTTCCATTAGAATTACTAGCTaaaaaatctatatgatttaACGCTAGTTAGTAATAAAGGGGAGTTGGGGACTTGTTCCATCACtttatttctcattttgattatttttatcttcacttttttttattaaacttatGCATGTGTGTCTTATGACAGAAGTCAGATATGTAATccatttctattatctaaaattCACCTTCGGTAAGTGGTCATAAACATTTATCGATTATGATAAGAttaatttgactaaattatTAAAATTCCAATAGGAAGTGTATGCACTTTAATTTGTCTCTTGTGCCGTTTGACAAAAATATGTCTTCTTTGGGTATTTCTGGCGCTTACCATTAATTAAATTCAGTTAAACATTTGTGCTTCCCCTTTTCAAAAGTAAAAAGCACTGTGCTTTAAGAATAGCTATCAAACAAATCATTCCATGGAATAAAATGATGTTTTGTGTTTAATTATTCCTTAATTAACACGTGTGAATATTAGTTGAAAATCTGCATACAGTCCATACATACGTGT harbors:
- the LOC107276481 gene encoding protein ACCELERATED CELL DEATH 6 — protein: MCSKLYLAAFRGYTDEVCNLLAGSSGAAHVNFSANHQGPCSIREVTAELRTLLHIAAGQGHDDLIAELCLHDSSLLSSASSSGHTPLHCAARAGHALAVRAISLLAGASVEEDRVRDVVRSKNVAGDTALHIAARHGHGKAVEELMEVAPETASELNGAGVSPLYLAVMSRSVRAVRAIISCRDASAAGPNSQNALHAAVLQCSEMVSLPLQWKPALATHVDRNKSSPLHFASSDGDCSIVQAILACSPPSAPYMQDNEGFSPIHAAALMGHTATVRLLLQFSPASADICDNRGQSFVHTAATKGHSSIISYAIGSSMLEHLLNAQDREGNTPLHLAVDAGKCKIVSKLLSSEIVQAHIMNNEGHTPSDLVQNCKGFYSMVSLVVKMYASGAQFQPQRQDHIEKWNAQDIMKWRDTTSKYLAIVSTLVATVAFSAAFNIPGSYGDDGKANLAGNCMYDTFLILDTISLVTSVVAIMLLVFGRAFSSHHSWLSFMISTHFLWLSINTMVLGFLAAISAVMSKKKGLNITMAILIYFGMWILTMLLTSLTTVGSFTGILKFLFGGRMERQRRAKRRISRQYPYAIFYTFNMVLFFVIANIALAGFDTFKSLSY